GGTGACCGTGCCGGGGGCGATCGCGGGCTGGGGCGCCCTCAACGAGAAGTATGGGAGCCGACCGCTCGCCGAAATCGTGGCGCCGGCCATCGCGCTGGCCGAGGAGGGCTTCCCCGTCACGCCGATCATCGCGGGGCAGTGGCAGGGGCAGTTGAGCAAGCTGCAGGCGGATCCGGGGGCGGCGGCGACCTACCTCATCGACGGCGAGCGGGCACCCGAAGCGGGCGAGTGGTTCCGGAACCCCGACTTCGCGCGCTCGCTGCGCACGATCGGGGCGGAAGGCCCGGCCGCCATGTACGGCGGGGAGCTGGGCACGCGCGTAGCGGAGGGACTGGCGGAACTCGGCGGCTACCTCACGCCGGAGGACATGGCCGCGATGGAGGTGCGCTGGGTCGAGCCGCTGTCGATGGACTACAAGGGCTGGACGGTCTGGGAACTGCCCCCGGCCGGCCAGGGAGTCGCCGCCCTGCAGATGCTGGGGATGCTCGAGCCGTTCGACCTGGCGAGCATGGGGCACAACTCGCCCGAGTACCTCCACCACCTGATCGAGGCGAAGAAGGTGGCCTTCGCGGACCTGGCCCGGCACGTCGGGGATGCCGATCACATGGAGATCGACCCGAAGGAGTTGCTGGACCCCGACTACCTCGCGGCGCGGCGGGCGCTCATCAACCCGGCCGTGGCCGCCGAGCGGGTCGAGCCCGGTGAATTCGCAACCGCCACGGAGACGATCTACCTCTCGGTCGCCGACCGATACGGGAACATGGTCTCGTTCATCCACTCGATCTACGGCTCGTTCGGTTCGGGCGTCGTCGTGCCGGGGACGGGCTTCGTGCTGCAGAACCGGGGCGCCGGCTTCACGCTCGAGGACGGACACCCGAACCAGGTCGCGCCCGGCAAGCGGCCGTTCCACACCCTCATCCCGGGGTTCGTGACCCGGGACGGGGAGCCGCTGATGGCGTTCGGCGTCATGGGCGGGTCGATGCAGCCGCAGGGACACACTCAGGTCGTCCTCAACATGATCGAGTTCGGGATGGACCCGCAGCAGGCGATCGAC
The Candidatus Palauibacter polyketidifaciens genome window above contains:
- the ggt gene encoding gamma-glutamyltransferase, with product MMCMRDVATTLVLAVLPVTAAACGTADAESLRNSSSQEAAMNAPGSMAGRSTVYAPNGMVATSQPMASSVALGVLRDGGNAFDAAIAASSVLSLVEPHMTGLGGDLFALFWSAEEGRLVGLDATGRAGTHMTPERIRADGYDRVPGSGPGAVTVPGAIAGWGALNEKYGSRPLAEIVAPAIALAEEGFPVTPIIAGQWQGQLSKLQADPGAAATYLIDGERAPEAGEWFRNPDFARSLRTIGAEGPAAMYGGELGTRVAEGLAELGGYLTPEDMAAMEVRWVEPLSMDYKGWTVWELPPAGQGVAALQMLGMLEPFDLASMGHNSPEYLHHLIEAKKVAFADLARHVGDADHMEIDPKELLDPDYLAARRALINPAVAAERVEPGEFATATETIYLSVADRYGNMVSFIHSIYGSFGSGVVVPGTGFVLQNRGAGFTLEDGHPNQVAPGKRPFHTLIPGFVTRDGEPLMAFGVMGGSMQPQGHTQVVLNMIEFGMDPQQAIDAARFRHMGGLRVAVERLTDGLEDGMGAFGHELVDWESASFGGGQLVMKLDRGWAGASDPRKDGLAIGH